In the Xiamenia xianingshaonis genome, one interval contains:
- the arcA gene encoding arginine deiminase, protein MAGIQVRSEIGPLKKVMLHRPGAELLNLTPNTLEELLFDDIPFLKVAQAEHDAFADILRGEGAEVVYLEDLAAEVVASDPEIRERFLLQWIREADIHTERYTRIIHDYLEENYPDPKDLVMKTMAGINLQELQTDKSDSLVDLVSDASKLVCAPMPNLYFTRDPFASIGNGASVNRMYSVTRNRETIYAEYVFKHHPDFKDVPQYYGRYNTFHIEGGDILNISADTLAVGISQRTEPDAIDQIAHNIFSDETSPIEKVLAFDIPSSRAFMHLDTVFTQIDADKFTVHPGILGPLTVFEITPSASGSGIKVREINEPLELLLSKAVGTSVELIPCGGGDRIAAEREQWNDGSNTLCVRPGTIVVYERNDVTNAVLQEKGLNVLQMPSAELSRGRGGPRCMSMPLIREDL, encoded by the coding sequence ATGGCTGGAATTCAAGTCAGAAGCGAAATCGGCCCTCTGAAGAAGGTCATGCTGCACCGACCCGGCGCCGAGCTTCTGAACCTCACGCCCAACACGCTCGAGGAGCTCCTGTTCGACGACATCCCGTTTCTGAAGGTCGCCCAGGCCGAGCACGACGCGTTCGCCGACATCCTGCGCGGCGAGGGCGCCGAGGTGGTGTACCTGGAGGACCTCGCGGCCGAGGTCGTCGCGAGCGACCCGGAGATCCGCGAGCGGTTCCTGCTGCAGTGGATCCGCGAGGCCGACATCCACACCGAGCGCTACACCCGCATCATCCACGACTACCTGGAGGAGAACTACCCCGACCCCAAGGACCTCGTGATGAAGACCATGGCGGGCATCAACCTCCAGGAGCTGCAGACCGACAAGTCCGACTCGCTCGTGGACCTGGTCTCGGACGCCTCCAAGCTCGTGTGCGCCCCGATGCCCAACCTCTACTTCACGCGCGACCCGTTCGCCTCCATCGGCAACGGGGCCTCGGTCAACCGCATGTACTCGGTCACGCGCAACCGCGAGACCATCTACGCCGAGTACGTCTTCAAGCACCACCCGGACTTCAAGGACGTGCCGCAGTACTACGGGCGCTACAACACCTTCCACATCGAGGGCGGCGACATCCTCAACATCAGCGCCGACACCCTCGCCGTCGGCATCTCCCAGCGCACCGAGCCCGACGCCATCGACCAGATCGCCCACAACATCTTTAGCGACGAGACCTCCCCGATCGAGAAGGTGCTCGCCTTCGACATCCCCTCCTCGCGCGCCTTCATGCACCTCGACACGGTCTTCACCCAGATCGACGCCGACAAGTTCACGGTGCACCCGGGCATCCTCGGGCCCCTCACGGTCTTCGAGATCACGCCGTCGGCCTCCGGGTCGGGCATCAAGGTCCGCGAGATCAACGAGCCGCTCGAGCTGCTGCTCTCCAAGGCCGTGGGCACCTCCGTCGAGCTCATCCCCTGCGGCGGCGGCGACCGCATCGCCGCGGAGCGCGAGCAGTGGAACGACGGCTCCAACACGCTGTGCGTGCGCCCCGGCACCATCGTGGTCTACGAGCGCAACGACGTCACCAACGCCGTGCTTCAGGAGAAGGGCCTCAACGTGCTGCAGATGCCCTCGGCCGAGCTCTCCCGCGGCCGCGGCGGCCCGCGCTGCATGTCCATGCCGCTTATCCGCGAGGACCTGTAA
- a CDS encoding TetR/AcrR family transcriptional regulator, with product MGETSQTPKSLKAQITRTSLVLAAAALLREEGPRAVTYRKVAKWAGAASSSVGYYFDSVTQLLHEAGRYNIQLWGERAERVATTAEALPPEECRERLAELLVSASLPDDSIAPAGHYSQLIAAAEAPAVTEAYQKGRVMLELAISRILRHGGVTTMPPRMVGTVVDGAAIAALSEGYDVRDFAVSLVQEALQAYERTEGGE from the coding sequence ATGGGGGAGACGTCTCAGACGCCCAAATCATTAAAGGCGCAGATCACGCGCACCTCTTTGGTGCTGGCGGCTGCGGCTTTGTTACGCGAAGAAGGCCCGCGGGCCGTCACGTACCGCAAGGTGGCCAAGTGGGCTGGCGCCGCATCGTCGTCGGTGGGGTATTACTTCGACTCGGTGACGCAGCTGTTGCACGAAGCCGGGAGATACAACATTCAGTTGTGGGGCGAGCGCGCCGAGCGCGTGGCGACCACGGCAGAAGCCCTGCCGCCAGAAGAATGCCGGGAGCGCTTGGCGGAGCTTTTGGTGAGCGCAAGCCTGCCCGACGACAGCATTGCGCCGGCCGGGCACTATTCGCAGCTGATCGCAGCGGCGGAAGCCCCGGCGGTCACCGAGGCGTACCAGAAGGGCCGCGTGATGCTTGAGCTGGCCATATCGCGCATTTTGCGCCACGGCGGCGTGACGACCATGCCGCCGCGCATGGTCGGCACGGTGGTGGACGGCGCGGCCATCGCAGCACTGTCGGAAGGCTATGACGTGCGCGATTTCGCCGTGTCGCTCGTGCAAGAAGCCTTGCAGGCGTACGAGAGGACGGAAGGCGGCGAATAA
- a CDS encoding MFS transporter: MTAEATMNHHDYSEAEKHKTLKKVVGSSFLGNFIEWFDYASYSYLATVISLVFFPGEDKMVATMMTFGVFALSFLVRPIGAVFWGNMGDKKGRKWALSISILMMSGATFLIGCLPGYAMLGVGAPLLLLLLRMVQSFSASGEYAGAATFIAEYAPKDRRGFYCSMVPASTATGLLVGSFFATAMFSLWGAESSFVVDWGWRIPFWLAGPLGYITHYIRTHLEDSPVYEKMQQELAAKGLSGEDKPIRTLFKKHLRPLLISFGCCVLNAVGFYMVLTYMPNYLEAVLNYDPASASIITNIVLIVYIGFIFLSGHISDSWGRKRMLIIACVGFIVITIPAFMLLSTMNFLIILIVELVMCLMLCINDGTLASYLNETFPTDVRYSGFALSFNCANAFFGGSASYISFWLIDLTGNNIAPAFYMVVISIIALIAMVMSHEHTGKDLSEIGDPREYYKD, encoded by the coding sequence ATGACTGCTGAAGCAACTATGAATCATCATGATTATTCAGAGGCTGAGAAACACAAGACTTTGAAGAAGGTTGTCGGTTCCTCATTTCTGGGCAACTTCATTGAATGGTTCGATTACGCAAGTTACTCGTATCTAGCAACCGTTATCTCTCTCGTATTCTTCCCAGGCGAAGACAAGATGGTCGCCACCATGATGACCTTCGGCGTGTTCGCTCTGTCCTTCCTCGTTCGACCCATCGGCGCCGTTTTCTGGGGCAACATGGGCGACAAGAAGGGCCGCAAGTGGGCTTTGTCCATTTCGATTCTGATGATGTCCGGCGCAACCTTCCTCATTGGCTGCTTGCCGGGTTACGCCATGCTCGGCGTGGGCGCACCGCTTTTGCTGCTGCTGCTCCGCATGGTCCAAAGCTTCTCCGCTTCGGGCGAATATGCGGGCGCTGCGACGTTCATCGCGGAATACGCGCCGAAGGACCGCCGCGGCTTCTACTGCTCGATGGTTCCGGCGTCGACGGCCACCGGCCTTTTGGTGGGCTCGTTCTTCGCCACGGCGATGTTTTCGCTGTGGGGAGCCGAATCTTCGTTCGTCGTTGACTGGGGCTGGCGCATCCCGTTCTGGCTGGCTGGGCCTTTGGGTTACATCACGCACTACATCCGTACGCATCTGGAGGACTCTCCGGTGTACGAAAAGATGCAGCAAGAACTGGCTGCGAAGGGCCTTTCTGGCGAAGACAAGCCCATCCGCACGCTGTTCAAGAAGCACTTGCGTCCGCTCCTCATCTCGTTCGGCTGCTGCGTGCTGAATGCCGTCGGCTTCTACATGGTGCTGACGTACATGCCGAACTACCTGGAAGCGGTGTTGAACTATGATCCTGCGTCGGCGTCCATCATCACGAACATCGTGTTGATCGTCTACATCGGATTCATCTTCCTGTCTGGCCATATTTCCGACTCGTGGGGCCGCAAGAGGATGCTCATCATCGCCTGCGTGGGCTTCATCGTTATCACCATTCCGGCGTTCATGCTGCTCAGTACGATGAACTTCCTCATCATCCTCATCGTCGAGCTGGTCATGTGCCTGATGCTGTGCATCAACGACGGCACGCTGGCATCGTATCTGAACGAAACGTTCCCGACCGACGTGCGTTACTCGGGCTTCGCCCTGAGCTTCAACTGCGCGAACGCCTTCTTCGGCGGCTCGGCGTCGTACATTTCGTTCTGGCTGATCGATCTGACGGGCAACAACATCGCTCCGGCGTTCTACATGGTGGTCATTTCGATCATCGCGCTGATCGCCATGGTCATGAGCCACGAGCACACCGGCAAGGATCTGTCGGAAATCGGCGATCCGAGGGAGTATTATAAGGACTAG
- a CDS encoding DMT family transporter, translating into MAENKQPNGGQSDGGEKYEMKQGLGVIAMLISATGMGCVPLFSRWATRTDMFDGAMGLNGSDSIGALMACGRMGMGVLLFLILMVACHKVDTFKKLKLTPAIALGGLMIGMSLACYVTSTLMTTVANAVLFIYIGPVVCVLLARIFRKEPMSALQWVCLVVVFIGMLFGEGLLGFGVGGQAFGLDFNLAPATEEFPQKIVGDAFGLASGFFYGASMFFNGYRKDADTIARGVWNFIFAVLGAVIVVVAMNIYGGISGQENWMTEVHFTTFNWIGAVLLWLICGPLALGFLLVAGRNLPAADYGTIAYWEVPVALFIGLVVFGEPLTINTILGGIMIIAGGAVPSVKGMVAGRKQAQQHEIADSLDKRIQDEMDKEGM; encoded by the coding sequence ATGGCAGAGAATAAGCAGCCGAATGGCGGCCAAAGCGACGGCGGCGAAAAGTATGAGATGAAGCAAGGCCTTGGCGTTATCGCCATGCTCATTTCCGCTACCGGCATGGGGTGTGTGCCTCTGTTCAGTCGCTGGGCCACGCGTACCGACATGTTCGACGGCGCCATGGGCCTGAACGGCTCTGACTCTATCGGCGCTCTGATGGCGTGCGGCCGCATGGGCATGGGTGTGTTGCTCTTCCTCATCTTGATGGTCGCCTGCCACAAGGTCGACACCTTCAAGAAGCTGAAGCTGACGCCCGCCATCGCGCTCGGCGGCCTGATGATCGGCATGTCGCTGGCTTGCTACGTCACCTCGACGCTCATGACCACCGTTGCCAACGCGGTGCTGTTCATCTACATCGGCCCTGTCGTGTGCGTGCTTTTGGCCCGCATCTTCCGCAAAGAGCCCATGAGCGCTTTGCAGTGGGTCTGCTTGGTCGTCGTGTTCATCGGCATGTTGTTCGGCGAAGGCCTGCTGGGCTTCGGCGTGGGCGGCCAGGCGTTCGGCCTTGACTTCAACTTGGCGCCGGCCACTGAAGAATTCCCGCAAAAGATCGTCGGCGACGCCTTTGGTCTGGCCTCGGGCTTCTTCTATGGCGCTTCCATGTTCTTCAACGGCTACCGCAAAGACGCCGACACCATCGCTCGTGGCGTGTGGAACTTCATCTTCGCCGTTCTCGGCGCAGTGATCGTCGTGGTGGCCATGAACATCTACGGCGGCATCTCCGGCCAGGAAAACTGGATGACCGAAGTGCACTTCACCACGTTCAACTGGATCGGCGCTGTGCTGCTGTGGCTCATCTGCGGTCCTTTGGCCTTGGGCTTTCTGCTGGTTGCAGGCCGCAACTTGCCGGCAGCCGACTACGGCACCATCGCTTACTGGGAAGTTCCTGTGGCCCTCTTCATCGGCCTGGTCGTGTTCGGCGAGCCTCTGACGATCAACACCATCCTCGGCGGCATCATGATCATCGCCGGCGGCGCCGTGCCTTCCGTGAAGGGCATGGTGGCTGGTCGCAAGCAGGCGCAGCAGCATGAGATTGCTGACAGCCTCGACAAGCGCATCCAGGACGAAATGGACAAGGAAGGCATGTAG
- a CDS encoding serine/threonine protein kinase: MAKIVNSWNDWDPLKHVIIGMCDNSVIPPEEPATSEKVPVDSEMRGMWGLRPLRTVEVGNACLENLVKACEERGVVVDRPTPLQWNQAIGTPDFRNDSMMTCMPPRDILLTVGPEIMAAANSFRCRYFEYLAYWPLMMKYFEEDPDFIWTQAPRPRLTDRSYKHNYYDEQISLEERLVRTANKDFVTTEVEPMWDAADVMRMGKDFFIQHGLTTNRTAMDWFQRYYPDIRVHAVNFPGDPYPIHIDATFVPLRPGLIINNPVRHLPEEQRAIFEANDWQIVDAAQPAHDEPPEFCYSSVWLSMNCLVLDPNTVIVEASEVHEQEQMDGFGINVVPVDLRGAYAFGGGLHCSTADVYREGECLDYFPNRVPDCTLVRPEMWND; the protein is encoded by the coding sequence ATGGCGAAGATAGTCAACTCTTGGAACGACTGGGATCCGCTGAAGCACGTGATCATCGGCATGTGCGACAACTCGGTCATCCCGCCCGAGGAGCCGGCGACCTCTGAGAAGGTCCCGGTCGACTCCGAGATGCGCGGCATGTGGGGCCTGCGCCCGCTGCGCACCGTCGAGGTCGGCAACGCCTGCCTCGAGAACCTCGTGAAGGCCTGCGAGGAGCGCGGCGTGGTCGTCGACCGCCCGACGCCTTTGCAGTGGAACCAGGCCATCGGCACGCCCGACTTCCGCAACGACTCGATGATGACCTGCATGCCGCCCCGCGACATCCTGCTCACCGTCGGCCCGGAGATCATGGCCGCCGCCAACTCCTTCCGCTGCCGCTACTTCGAGTACCTGGCCTACTGGCCGCTCATGATGAAGTACTTCGAGGAGGACCCGGACTTCATCTGGACCCAGGCCCCGCGCCCGCGCCTGACGGACCGCTCCTACAAGCACAACTACTACGACGAGCAGATCAGCCTCGAAGAGCGCCTGGTCCGCACCGCCAACAAGGACTTCGTCACCACCGAGGTCGAGCCGATGTGGGACGCCGCCGACGTCATGCGCATGGGCAAGGACTTCTTCATCCAGCACGGCCTGACCACCAACCGCACGGCCATGGACTGGTTCCAGCGCTACTACCCCGACATCCGCGTGCACGCCGTCAACTTCCCCGGCGACCCCTACCCGATCCACATCGACGCCACCTTCGTGCCGCTGCGCCCCGGCCTGATCATCAACAACCCGGTGCGCCACCTGCCCGAAGAGCAGCGCGCCATCTTCGAGGCCAACGACTGGCAGATCGTCGACGCCGCCCAGCCGGCCCACGACGAGCCGCCCGAGTTCTGCTACAGCTCCGTGTGGCTGTCCATGAACTGCCTGGTCCTCGACCCGAACACCGTCATCGTCGAGGCCTCCGAGGTCCACGAGCAGGAGCAGATGGACGGCTTCGGCATCAACGTCGTCCCGGTCGACCTGCGCGGCGCCTACGCCTTCGGCGGCGGCCTGCACTGCTCCACCGCCGACGTCTACCGCGAGGGCGAGTGCCTCGACTACTTCCCGAACCGCGTGCCCGACTGCACCCTGGTCCGTCCGGAGATGTGGAACGACTAG
- a CDS encoding HypC/HybG/HupF family hydrogenase formation chaperone, whose translation MCLAIPARITERKKGSLATVDILGVSRDVALDLTPQAEEGDYVLVHAGFAIEVVDEAFAQDTLDLIRQFPELADLDTAEA comes from the coding sequence ATGTGCCTTGCCATACCAGCCCGCATCACCGAACGCAAGAAAGGAAGCCTTGCGACCGTCGACATCCTGGGAGTCAGCCGCGACGTCGCACTCGACCTGACGCCGCAAGCCGAAGAAGGCGACTACGTGCTCGTGCACGCCGGCTTCGCCATCGAAGTCGTCGACGAGGCGTTCGCCCAGGACACGCTCGACTTGATTCGCCAGTTCCCCGAGCTGGCCGACCTCGACACGGCGGAGGCTTAG
- the hypD gene encoding hydrogenase formation protein HypD, producing the protein MAFFDLNAFKDPTLARGLIDSINRLAPKRETTLMEVCGTHTVAIARNGIRTLMPDTVRLASGPGCPVCVTANRDIDAIIALAKVPGIIIATFGDMTRVPGSTSSLLKEQAAGADVRIVYSPLDALSIARENPDREVVFVGVGFETTTPLVAMSIKRAAAEGLRNFSVIGAHKNMPGALEVIVNDPALSLDALILPGHVSTIIGTAPYEFLAREYGIPGVITGFEPLDVLQGIAMILRQLHEGRAEIEIAYARGVMPQGNPVALAAIDEVFETVSATWRGLGEIPGSGYRIRPEFAAFDALERFSPAVEPTQEPKGCRCGDVLRAVIAPNECPLFRKVCTPENPVGPCMVSGEGSCAAYYRYY; encoded by the coding sequence ATGGCCTTCTTCGATTTGAACGCCTTCAAGGACCCGACGCTGGCCCGCGGGCTCATCGACTCTATCAACCGCCTGGCGCCCAAGCGCGAAACCACGCTCATGGAAGTGTGCGGCACGCATACGGTCGCCATCGCGCGAAACGGCATTCGCACGCTCATGCCCGACACGGTGCGGCTCGCGAGCGGGCCGGGATGCCCCGTGTGCGTGACGGCGAACCGCGACATCGACGCCATCATCGCGCTGGCGAAGGTCCCCGGCATCATCATCGCCACGTTCGGCGACATGACGCGCGTGCCCGGATCCACGTCGTCCCTGTTGAAAGAGCAGGCCGCCGGCGCCGACGTGCGCATCGTGTACTCGCCGTTGGACGCGCTTTCCATCGCCCGCGAAAACCCCGACCGCGAGGTCGTGTTCGTGGGCGTGGGCTTTGAGACCACCACGCCGCTCGTGGCGATGTCCATCAAGCGGGCAGCGGCGGAAGGTTTGCGCAACTTCAGCGTCATCGGGGCCCACAAGAACATGCCCGGTGCGCTGGAAGTGATCGTGAACGACCCCGCGCTGTCGCTGGACGCGCTTATTTTGCCTGGTCACGTGAGCACGATCATCGGCACGGCGCCCTATGAGTTCCTGGCGCGCGAATACGGCATCCCCGGCGTCATCACCGGGTTCGAGCCGCTGGACGTGCTGCAGGGCATCGCGATGATCCTGCGGCAGCTGCACGAGGGCCGCGCCGAAATCGAGATCGCGTATGCCCGCGGCGTCATGCCGCAGGGAAACCCCGTCGCGCTGGCCGCCATCGACGAGGTGTTCGAAACGGTGTCGGCCACCTGGCGCGGGTTGGGCGAGATTCCCGGATCGGGCTATCGCATCCGGCCCGAGTTCGCCGCTTTCGACGCACTCGAACGCTTCAGCCCCGCCGTGGAGCCGACACAGGAGCCGAAGGGCTGCCGGTGCGGCGACGTGCTGCGCGCCGTCATAGCGCCGAACGAATGCCCCCTGTTCAGGAAGGTATGCACGCCGGAAAACCCGGTCGGCCCCTGCATGGTGTCGGGCGAAGGGTCGTGCGCGGCGTATTACCGGTACTACTGA
- the hypF gene encoding carbamoyltransferase HypF, producing MIEALDIQVKGIVQGVGFRPFVYRLAKKYLINGWVLNGIDGVSIHAEGESKLLDEFVLEISDSAPAASRVEEIELKEVPLQDFESFEIRFSDDTETEKTTLVSPDLATCDDCVCELFDPEDRRYRYPFINCTNCGPRFTIIDSLPYDRKSTSMRKFPMCPSCAHEYADPLDRRFHAQPDACFTCGPHLTWYVHENDDLDAQYLPVKVAHDRTESDGVLAEATAMLRAGKILAVKGLGGFHLACDAENAEAVAALRVRKRREGKAFAVMMADAAAVRRVCLVDEAEEALLASAARPIVLLRKRPGATFVPGLADALPELGVMLPCTPVQHLLMHDFAQAGGTMLVMTSGNVHDNPIVTSDEEACRELSSIADGILGNDRDILTRFDDSVVRVISVGAAGEAVQFIRRARGYAPLPLPLASAAPDVPEVFATGPEQKNTFTLTRPGEAFVSQHIGDMENVETFDAWLATKQRYERLFDVAPQLVAADLHPEYLSSKWAHDQDLPVMGIQHHHAHAASILGEHGLEGPACAVTFDGTGYGPDGALWGGEVLLTNQVAFERFAQFSYVPMPGGAAAIKHPLRMAYGALWTFDLLDHPAAASAIEALGDEAAVCDAMIEEGLNCPMTSSVGRLFDAASALLGVCTSPKYEGEPAILLEAAMGLYADMDADELPAEGFDEGEKSHARIIQERYMVDIVKNVATEDSTAEETAVLLFDAGPVFKALLDDKEAGVDVGLIARRFHDAMAQAVYLAAELVRSMYDINLVTLSGGVFMNRYLIERVTADLELAGFTVGLNRELPPNDGSVSFGQAVVATARLAQEGAGEK from the coding sequence ATGATCGAAGCGCTCGACATTCAGGTGAAAGGCATCGTCCAAGGGGTGGGCTTTCGGCCGTTCGTGTATCGTTTGGCAAAGAAATACCTGATCAACGGGTGGGTATTGAATGGCATCGACGGCGTTTCCATCCACGCGGAAGGCGAGTCGAAGCTGCTTGACGAATTCGTGTTGGAAATATCGGACAGTGCGCCGGCTGCGTCGCGCGTGGAAGAGATCGAGCTCAAAGAAGTGCCGCTCCAGGATTTCGAGAGCTTCGAGATCCGCTTTTCGGACGACACGGAAACCGAGAAGACCACGCTGGTGTCGCCCGACCTCGCGACGTGCGACGATTGCGTGTGCGAGCTGTTCGATCCGGAAGACCGGCGGTACCGATACCCGTTCATCAACTGCACGAACTGCGGCCCGCGCTTCACCATCATCGACTCGCTGCCGTACGACCGCAAGAGCACCTCGATGCGCAAGTTTCCCATGTGCCCGTCGTGCGCCCATGAATACGCCGATCCGCTTGATCGGCGCTTCCATGCCCAGCCCGACGCGTGCTTTACGTGCGGCCCGCACCTGACCTGGTACGTTCATGAAAATGATGACCTTGATGCTCAGTATTTGCCGGTGAAGGTCGCTCATGACCGCACAGAAAGCGACGGCGTGCTGGCCGAGGCGACGGCGATGCTTCGGGCGGGCAAGATTCTGGCCGTGAAGGGGCTGGGCGGCTTTCACCTGGCGTGCGACGCTGAAAACGCGGAAGCCGTCGCCGCCCTGCGGGTTCGCAAGCGCCGCGAGGGCAAGGCGTTCGCCGTCATGATGGCCGACGCCGCCGCTGTCCGGCGCGTGTGCCTGGTCGACGAGGCTGAAGAGGCGCTGCTCGCATCGGCGGCGCGGCCCATCGTGCTGCTGCGCAAGCGGCCTGGCGCGACGTTCGTGCCGGGGCTAGCCGACGCGCTTCCCGAGCTGGGCGTCATGCTGCCGTGCACGCCCGTGCAGCACCTGCTCATGCACGACTTTGCGCAGGCCGGCGGCACCATGCTCGTGATGACCTCGGGAAACGTGCATGACAACCCCATCGTGACGAGCGACGAGGAAGCCTGCCGCGAACTGTCTTCCATCGCCGACGGAATTCTCGGCAACGACCGCGACATCCTGACGCGCTTCGACGATTCGGTCGTTCGCGTCATTTCCGTGGGCGCTGCCGGCGAGGCCGTGCAGTTCATCCGCCGCGCCCGCGGCTACGCTCCGCTGCCGCTTCCCCTGGCCAGCGCGGCACCAGACGTGCCGGAGGTGTTCGCGACGGGCCCGGAGCAGAAAAACACCTTCACGCTGACGCGTCCGGGCGAGGCGTTCGTGTCGCAGCACATCGGCGACATGGAAAACGTCGAGACGTTCGACGCCTGGCTGGCGACCAAGCAGCGCTACGAGCGGCTGTTCGACGTGGCGCCCCAGCTGGTCGCGGCCGACCTGCACCCGGAGTACCTTTCCTCGAAATGGGCCCATGATCAGGATCTTCCGGTCATGGGCATCCAGCACCACCACGCGCATGCGGCGTCGATCTTGGGCGAGCACGGCTTGGAGGGCCCGGCGTGCGCGGTCACGTTCGACGGCACGGGCTACGGCCCCGACGGCGCGCTGTGGGGCGGGGAAGTACTCTTAACGAATCAAGTAGCGTTTGAGCGCTTTGCTCAGTTCTCCTACGTGCCCATGCCGGGGGGCGCGGCGGCCATCAAGCATCCGCTGCGCATGGCCTACGGGGCGCTGTGGACGTTCGACCTGCTCGACCATCCGGCGGCTGCCAGCGCGATCGAGGCGCTGGGGGACGAGGCCGCCGTTTGCGACGCCATGATCGAGGAAGGCCTGAACTGCCCGATGACCTCGTCGGTCGGGCGGCTGTTCGACGCCGCGAGCGCTCTTTTGGGCGTGTGCACCAGCCCGAAGTACGAAGGCGAGCCGGCCATTCTGCTGGAGGCCGCCATGGGCCTGTACGCCGACATGGACGCCGACGAGCTGCCCGCCGAAGGCTTCGACGAGGGCGAGAAGAGCCACGCCCGCATCATCCAGGAACGCTATATGGTCGACATCGTGAAGAACGTGGCCACCGAAGACAGCACGGCGGAAGAAACGGCGGTGCTGCTGTTCGACGCCGGCCCGGTGTTCAAGGCGCTGCTCGACGACAAGGAAGCCGGGGTGGACGTGGGCCTGATAGCCCGGCGCTTCCACGATGCGATGGCGCAGGCGGTCTACTTGGCCGCCGAGCTGGTGCGATCCATGTACGACATCAACCTGGTGACGCTTTCCGGCGGCGTGTTCATGAACCGCTACCTGATCGAGCGCGTCACGGCCGACCTGGAGCTGGCCGGCTTCACCGTGGGCCTCAACCGCGAGCTTCCCCCCAACGACGGCAGTGTCTCGTTCGGCCAAGCCGTCGTGGCGACTGCCCGCCTGGCGCAAGAGGGCGCGGGGGAGAAGTAA
- a CDS encoding LytR/AlgR family response regulator transcription factor: MLKAMIVDDEAPARSELRFLLEEVGQTEVVAEAANVREAIEKLKEYPCDVMFLDVNMPEATGLQLADALQHLKFPPAVVFVTAYSEHALDAFKVNAIDYLVKPVETDRLSQAITRVREHVSLHVQAQKSERIPVEKGGKKILIGIDKIRFVMARDDYAYLQTDTDRYFSTVSLAQLEKRLDGHGFFRVHRGYLVNLSMVEEIESVSGGTLLLTLNGVEEKIPVSRRRVSALRKALGL; this comes from the coding sequence ATGTTGAAGGCTATGATCGTTGATGACGAGGCTCCAGCGCGCTCTGAACTTCGTTTCCTCTTGGAAGAAGTCGGGCAGACCGAAGTGGTGGCCGAGGCGGCGAACGTGCGCGAAGCCATTGAGAAGCTGAAGGAATACCCCTGCGACGTCATGTTCTTGGACGTGAACATGCCGGAAGCCACGGGGCTTCAGCTGGCCGACGCGCTGCAGCATTTGAAGTTCCCTCCGGCGGTGGTGTTCGTGACGGCCTACAGCGAGCACGCGCTCGACGCTTTCAAGGTGAACGCCATCGACTATCTGGTCAAACCGGTCGAGACGGACCGCCTGTCCCAAGCCATCACCCGCGTGCGCGAACACGTGTCGCTGCACGTGCAGGCGCAGAAGTCCGAGCGCATTCCGGTGGAAAAGGGCGGCAAGAAGATTCTCATCGGCATCGACAAGATCCGCTTTGTCATGGCCCGCGACGACTATGCCTACCTGCAGACCGACACCGACCGCTACTTTTCGACGGTCAGCCTCGCCCAGCTGGAAAAGCGGCTCGACGGCCACGGCTTTTTCCGCGTGCACCGCGGCTACCTGGTGAACCTTTCCATGGTCGAGGAAATCGAATCGGTGTCCGGCGGCACGCTGCTGCTGACGCTCAATGGCGTGGAAGAGAAGATTCCCGTGTCGCGCCGCCGCGTGTCGGCGCTGAGAAAGGCGCTTGGACTGTAA